The following coding sequences lie in one Novipirellula aureliae genomic window:
- the leuB gene encoding 3-isopropylmalate dehydrogenase: MKANLVLLPGDGIGPEIITQARRVLEKIADLHGHEFSFSSHLIGGIAIDSCGNPLPDETVAACKASDAVLLGAVGGPKWDDPAAKTRPEAGLLKIRKELGLFANLRPIKLFDQLVDASPLKREIIQGTDILFFRELTGGIYFGESGRSGSGAEETAFQSMAYSVYEVERIVRMAAKAAQQRDNRLTSVDKANVLEPSRLWRQTAARVMAEEFPEVKYDVVLVDAMAMHLINRPRDFDVVVTGNLFGDILTDEASMLPGSLGMLPSASLGQDGPGLYEPIHGSAPDIAGKGLANPLATILAAAMLLRHSLALMAEADAIETAVGSVLADGLRTNDLARGGDAIGTTAMCDAVLARLQ, encoded by the coding sequence TTGAAAGCCAACTTAGTCCTGCTACCTGGCGACGGTATCGGTCCTGAAATTATCACGCAAGCTCGACGCGTCCTGGAAAAAATTGCTGACCTTCACGGCCATGAATTCAGCTTTTCGTCGCATTTGATTGGCGGCATTGCCATCGATTCGTGCGGCAATCCTCTTCCCGATGAGACGGTCGCAGCATGTAAAGCGAGTGATGCGGTGCTGCTTGGAGCCGTTGGCGGTCCCAAGTGGGATGATCCTGCTGCGAAAACGCGGCCAGAAGCGGGCCTGCTAAAGATTCGCAAGGAATTGGGTCTGTTCGCCAATTTGCGTCCGATCAAACTGTTCGATCAATTGGTCGATGCTTCGCCCCTAAAGCGAGAGATCATTCAAGGGACCGATATCCTGTTTTTCCGCGAATTGACGGGCGGAATCTACTTTGGCGAATCGGGCCGTAGCGGTAGTGGAGCCGAGGAGACAGCATTTCAGTCGATGGCCTACAGTGTTTACGAGGTCGAGCGAATCGTGCGGATGGCGGCCAAGGCGGCTCAGCAGCGTGACAATCGCTTGACAAGCGTTGATAAGGCGAACGTTTTGGAGCCAAGTCGGCTGTGGCGACAAACCGCTGCACGCGTCATGGCTGAAGAGTTTCCTGAGGTGAAGTACGATGTCGTGCTCGTCGATGCAATGGCCATGCATTTGATCAACAGGCCCCGTGATTTTGATGTCGTGGTGACAGGTAACTTGTTTGGCGACATTTTGACGGATGAAGCATCGATGTTGCCTGGATCACTGGGGATGTTGCCAAGTGCGTCCTTGGGCCAAGATGGACCGGGATTGTACGAACCGATTCATGGCTCGGCTCCCGATATCGCTGGTAAGGGCTTGGCGAATCCACTTGCGACGATCCTGGCCGCGGCGATGCTACTGCGTCACTCATTGGCGCTAATGGCGGAGGCGGATGCCATCGAGACCGCGGTCGGTAGCGTGTTGGCGGATGGTTTACGGACAAACGACCTCGCCCGAGGTGGTGACGCGATCGGCACCACAGCGATGTGCGATGCGGTTTTAGCACGGTTACAGTAA
- a CDS encoding OPT family oligopeptide transporter, whose protein sequence is MAAKVLHASVVKRYVFCNPLLLELTESMSAAPQSLDSAPEMIPIRRGPYPEFTWVAVLLGWIIGSLIAVSIGYAALILGFAIEGSELAAILGWGVLRGVMRRTSIVENNINQTIASSVNGASSGIMFTVPALFILSRTSGLESVADFSVPLMILACITGSILGLAFVIPLRKQMIDFDRLAYPGGIAVATILKSPGAGVRKATLLLGGALISGVSHILVLNYFGEDGNWDAGQMFGLPSMLNVSLYLSIMTIGVGYLSGKGGFWFGAGGFLCYFLLSPLLGSYGSTEVIELVSNPTEMRGVLYKPLGIGMLVGAAIGGIIAALPLILSALKSMHTAGNASSDSKAASDEMPIRLLYAAIGLGAMTMIWIAYNSVDSMTIGRAAAMAVLGTVWVWVAGVVVAECVGRTNWSPTSGMTLIAVTIVILIAQGGLEKPETITSSILIGAAICLAISQAGDMMLDLKSGYLIGAIPRRQQIAQFLGVWLGPIIVISLMILLNEQYEIGSEKLPAPQAQALASVAEGILNDDVPAYRYTAGGGLGLLLALSGLGGIGVLIALGFYMPFQIALTYTIGNVLRVISDKTMGSNFGHEVGIPIAAGLIVGEALVGVGYALMQVFFSKPLSTETAMSLGTVCFEHLCGWV, encoded by the coding sequence ATGGCTGCCAAAGTACTACATGCAAGTGTTGTGAAGCGATACGTTTTTTGTAATCCTTTACTTTTGGAGCTAACCGAATCGATGTCAGCAGCCCCCCAATCGCTTGATTCCGCGCCCGAGATGATTCCGATTCGCCGTGGTCCCTATCCTGAGTTTACTTGGGTCGCCGTCTTGCTCGGTTGGATCATTGGTTCGTTGATCGCTGTTTCGATCGGCTATGCCGCATTGATTTTAGGGTTTGCGATCGAAGGGTCCGAGCTTGCTGCGATCCTCGGTTGGGGCGTGCTTCGTGGTGTGATGCGACGAACCAGTATTGTCGAGAATAACATCAATCAAACGATTGCCTCCTCGGTCAATGGCGCATCGTCGGGGATCATGTTTACCGTCCCCGCACTGTTCATCCTCAGTCGGACTTCAGGCCTTGAATCGGTAGCCGACTTCAGTGTTCCGCTAATGATTCTGGCCTGCATTACCGGTTCGATTCTTGGCTTAGCGTTTGTCATCCCGCTGCGGAAACAGATGATCGATTTTGATCGGTTGGCATACCCGGGTGGGATTGCGGTCGCAACGATATTGAAATCGCCCGGAGCGGGTGTGCGCAAAGCCACGCTATTGCTTGGCGGTGCATTGATCTCCGGCGTCTCACACATTTTGGTACTCAACTATTTCGGCGAAGACGGCAATTGGGATGCAGGGCAGATGTTCGGGCTTCCATCCATGCTAAACGTCAGTTTGTATTTGTCGATCATGACGATCGGCGTCGGCTATTTGTCGGGCAAGGGAGGGTTTTGGTTCGGTGCAGGAGGGTTCTTGTGCTACTTCTTGCTGTCTCCTTTGCTGGGCAGCTATGGGTCGACGGAAGTGATCGAATTGGTATCCAATCCGACCGAAATGCGAGGGGTTTTGTACAAGCCACTTGGGATCGGCATGTTGGTCGGGGCGGCGATCGGCGGCATTATCGCTGCGCTGCCACTGATCCTAAGTGCTCTGAAGTCGATGCACACCGCTGGCAACGCAAGCAGCGATTCCAAAGCGGCATCCGATGAAATGCCGATTCGATTGCTCTACGCAGCGATCGGATTGGGAGCAATGACGATGATCTGGATTGCCTACAATAGCGTCGATTCGATGACAATCGGCCGGGCGGCTGCGATGGCCGTTTTGGGCACCGTTTGGGTTTGGGTCGCTGGGGTGGTGGTTGCCGAATGCGTGGGCCGCACCAATTGGTCGCCAACTTCGGGGATGACGTTGATCGCAGTGACGATCGTCATTTTGATTGCTCAAGGTGGGCTGGAGAAACCGGAAACGATCACCAGTTCGATCTTGATCGGAGCCGCAATCTGTTTAGCAATCTCACAAGCGGGCGACATGATGTTGGATTTGAAATCGGGGTATTTGATTGGCGCCATTCCTCGACGGCAACAAATTGCACAGTTCCTTGGCGTCTGGCTCGGGCCGATTATCGTCATTTCATTGATGATACTGTTGAACGAACAATATGAGATCGGATCGGAAAAGTTACCGGCTCCCCAAGCCCAGGCATTGGCCTCGGTAGCCGAAGGAATACTCAACGATGACGTGCCGGCCTATCGTTACACCGCGGGCGGTGGCCTGGGGTTACTGTTGGCACTCAGTGGCCTTGGTGGTATCGGTGTGCTAATTGCTTTAGGTTTTTACATGCCTTTCCAGATTGCACTGACCTACACGATTGGAAACGTGCTTCGCGTTATCTCTGACAAGACGATGGGTAGCAATTTTGGTCATGAGGTCGGGATACCGATCGCTGCTGGGTTGATCGTGGGTGAAGCCTTGGTGGGGGTTGGCTATGCGTTGATGCAGGTCTTCTTTTCCAAACCGTTGTCGACGGAGACTGCCATGAGTTTGGGGACCGTTTGTTTCGAACATTTGTGTGGGTGGGTGTGA
- a CDS encoding polysaccharide biosynthesis tyrosine autokinase, with protein MPSNSSEQNVGHQSVELDIIGLIRRRWYHLVLGTVFGVGVGLLYFYATTPMYESHIEILVGQRSSEMASNGTMSNAQASGDSIHEDLLATHMRLFLSRKNVANAIETGNLKATETIRQVLSEDGNPIDYIIEQMEVGRGGEGAAENAMVLSASFRAPHPDDAAMILAAVYSSYQTYVESHSQNTSREAAELIEAARVQNEMELVTADNEYRDFISKVPVLLEGDQVRDVHKNRLDQLEQELTDVRSSLAEAKSRLIVISSYAKRDDTNDVNDLDKLALLSQKEVTRLKLFLDMTRGETQSVAFQMDQPLRAEAARAQYNRLLDLLQKERTMVDVYGANHPLVESTQQEIQVIRQFIAQNAPAEEPVRDNKLDPKGMLSTYTRLLTNDVSEYEIREKVLVETCEEELRLAKEVENAFLEGSAKKAKLVRAQARYDEVIRRLQELNLAGSYAGFSTDLLASPESARNPSWPKLPIVVVLGAMLGMFLGSSSALAAELLDTTFRDVEDLEKTLAAPAIAHVPRFDLRKMNIPSPSETSLAPSLITSHCPRSAEAEVYRVARTSLMIKASGQEAQVLMMSSPHPGDGKSTTIANLAISFAQTGKRVLLIDSDLRRPVVAGLFGLEGRLGLADVLKGDSTLAEAASKTSVENLDVMPHGTETSVPAELLQSNRMGLLLQSARNQYDIVLVDAPPVLAVADPAIVAPLVDGVILTVRVCKNGRRPVERASRILSDIGIRPLAIVVNGVSNNAKATYGYGNYRADEYSYVGQYHREYAAHEPMAAERLETQKRPTRPLVRA; from the coding sequence ATGCCTTCCAACTCATCCGAGCAAAATGTCGGACATCAATCGGTTGAACTGGATATTATCGGATTGATCCGTCGCCGTTGGTACCATCTCGTCCTCGGGACGGTTTTCGGAGTTGGTGTCGGTCTGTTGTATTTTTATGCAACGACGCCAATGTACGAATCGCATATTGAGATCTTGGTCGGGCAACGATCGAGCGAAATGGCATCGAACGGAACAATGAGTAACGCTCAAGCGAGCGGTGACTCGATTCACGAGGACTTGCTAGCAACACACATGCGGCTTTTCCTCAGCCGCAAAAACGTTGCGAACGCGATTGAAACGGGGAACCTAAAAGCGACCGAGACGATTCGCCAAGTCTTGTCCGAAGATGGCAATCCCATCGATTACATCATTGAACAGATGGAAGTAGGACGAGGCGGTGAGGGAGCAGCGGAGAACGCGATGGTTTTGTCCGCGTCGTTTCGTGCTCCCCATCCCGACGACGCGGCGATGATCTTGGCGGCCGTTTATTCTTCCTACCAAACGTATGTGGAATCTCATTCCCAAAATACGAGTCGCGAGGCAGCAGAATTGATTGAGGCGGCTCGGGTACAGAACGAAATGGAATTGGTAACGGCCGACAACGAGTATCGGGATTTCATTTCCAAGGTTCCCGTCTTGCTTGAAGGGGATCAGGTTCGCGACGTACACAAGAACCGTCTCGATCAATTGGAACAGGAATTGACAGACGTTCGCTCATCATTAGCCGAAGCCAAATCAAGGCTTATCGTGATCAGTTCGTATGCGAAACGAGATGACACAAACGACGTCAACGATCTTGATAAACTCGCTTTGCTTAGCCAGAAGGAAGTGACCCGATTAAAGCTCTTTCTCGATATGACGCGTGGCGAAACCCAGTCGGTTGCATTTCAAATGGATCAACCGTTAAGGGCGGAAGCCGCACGAGCTCAGTACAATCGGCTTTTGGACCTGCTGCAAAAAGAACGGACGATGGTGGACGTTTACGGGGCGAACCATCCGCTTGTCGAATCGACACAGCAGGAAATCCAAGTCATCCGCCAATTCATCGCCCAAAACGCCCCTGCCGAAGAACCGGTACGTGACAACAAACTAGATCCCAAAGGGATGCTGAGCACCTACACTCGGCTGTTGACAAATGACGTATCGGAGTACGAGATTCGCGAAAAGGTTCTAGTCGAAACCTGCGAAGAGGAATTGCGATTGGCCAAAGAAGTCGAGAATGCGTTTCTTGAAGGAAGTGCAAAGAAAGCCAAACTGGTACGCGCCCAAGCTCGATATGACGAAGTCATCCGGCGTCTGCAAGAATTGAATTTGGCTGGTTCCTATGCAGGTTTTTCGACGGATCTATTGGCCAGTCCCGAATCCGCTCGCAACCCATCCTGGCCTAAGTTGCCGATCGTTGTCGTCCTTGGTGCGATGTTAGGCATGTTCCTTGGCAGCTCATCGGCGCTTGCCGCAGAATTGCTCGATACGACGTTCCGCGATGTTGAGGATCTCGAAAAGACGCTTGCGGCACCTGCAATTGCTCATGTCCCGCGTTTTGACCTTCGCAAAATGAATATCCCAAGCCCCTCCGAGACTTCGCTTGCTCCGTCGCTCATCACGTCTCATTGCCCACGCTCCGCCGAAGCCGAAGTGTACCGAGTCGCAAGAACGTCATTGATGATCAAAGCAAGCGGCCAAGAGGCGCAAGTGCTGATGATGTCGAGTCCGCATCCTGGCGATGGCAAGTCGACGACCATTGCGAACTTAGCAATTTCGTTTGCTCAAACCGGAAAACGCGTCCTCTTGATTGACTCTGACTTACGACGTCCCGTTGTCGCTGGTCTGTTCGGACTCGAAGGCCGGCTCGGACTGGCCGATGTGCTCAAAGGGGATAGCACACTCGCTGAGGCCGCGTCGAAAACGTCGGTTGAGAATTTGGATGTGATGCCTCACGGAACCGAAACGTCCGTACCAGCCGAATTGCTGCAATCCAATCGCATGGGTTTATTGCTGCAATCGGCACGAAACCAATACGACATCGTCTTGGTGGATGCACCTCCCGTACTAGCCGTCGCGGATCCTGCGATCGTGGCTCCACTGGTAGATGGAGTCATTTTGACCGTCCGGGTTTGCAAAAATGGCCGACGTCCGGTCGAGCGAGCCAGTCGGATTTTGAGCGATATTGGCATTCGTCCGTTGGCGATCGTGGTCAACGGCGTCAGTAACAATGCGAAAGCAACCTACGGCTATGGCAACTATCGGGCGGACGAGTACAGCTATGTCGGTCAATATCACCGCGAATATGCCGCTCATGAACCGATGGCTGCTGAACGGCTCGAAACGCAGAAAAGACCGACTCGACCACTCGTGCGTGCATAA
- a CDS encoding glycosyltransferase, whose amino-acid sequence MKVALAHHWIASYRGGERVLEQIAALFPDSDIYTLIQNPHVEVPGLAGRRILSSPIRFFPAATKLYRHLIPVHPFAIKRLIVPNNTDLLVSSDASLIKGLTLSPETKHVCYCHSPPRYLWELGEAYKKDSLAARIALDRFAPKLRRFDFEAAQRVNHFIANSKFVADRIAQYYQRESEVIYPPVAVDDFQSDRNREPFSLVISELVSYKRIDLAVRAFNQLGERLVVIGDGSERKKLEQLAKPNIEFLGRQPFSVLKQHYETASAFIFPGIEDFGITPVEAQASGCPVIAFRAGGALETVIEGKTGIFFDAQQPESLAAAVNELGQAAISPLDCRANAERFSASIFRQNLRDALVRYGVSQSAV is encoded by the coding sequence ATGAAGGTTGCGCTCGCCCACCATTGGATCGCAAGTTATCGAGGCGGCGAAAGAGTCTTGGAACAAATTGCCGCTCTTTTTCCAGATAGCGACATCTACACGCTGATTCAAAACCCTCACGTGGAGGTTCCAGGACTAGCGGGGCGACGGATCCTTTCAAGCCCGATCCGATTCTTTCCCGCTGCCACAAAGCTCTACCGGCATTTGATTCCCGTTCATCCGTTTGCAATCAAACGCCTTATCGTTCCAAACAATACCGATTTACTAGTCAGCAGTGATGCGTCGCTAATCAAAGGGCTAACGCTTTCACCAGAGACCAAACATGTCTGCTATTGCCATTCCCCGCCTCGCTACCTTTGGGAACTTGGGGAGGCCTACAAAAAGGACTCCCTCGCCGCCCGAATCGCACTTGACCGATTCGCACCCAAACTGCGCCGATTCGATTTCGAAGCTGCACAAAGGGTCAATCATTTTATAGCGAATTCCAAATTCGTTGCCGATCGGATCGCCCAATACTATCAGCGTGAATCCGAGGTTATCTATCCACCCGTTGCAGTGGACGATTTCCAATCCGATCGTAACCGCGAGCCATTCAGCCTCGTCATTTCGGAATTGGTCTCGTACAAACGTATCGACTTGGCGGTAAGAGCATTCAACCAATTGGGCGAGCGATTGGTTGTGATTGGCGATGGCTCTGAGCGAAAGAAGCTGGAGCAATTGGCGAAACCGAATATCGAGTTCCTCGGCCGACAACCCTTTTCAGTACTCAAGCAGCACTACGAAACAGCGTCGGCATTCATTTTCCCTGGGATTGAGGACTTTGGCATCACGCCCGTCGAAGCCCAAGCGTCCGGCTGCCCCGTCATTGCCTTCCGCGCTGGCGGTGCTCTGGAAACCGTCATCGAAGGGAAGACCGGAATCTTCTTCGACGCTCAGCAACCGGAGTCGCTGGCAGCCGCTGTCAACGAATTAGGTCAGGCAGCGATTTCGCCCCTTGATTGCCGAGCGAACGCCGAGCGGTTTTCTGCGTCAATCTTCCGCCAAAATCTAAGAGATGCTCTTGTTCGTTACGGTGTCTCCCAGTCCGCTGTGTAA
- a CDS encoding phosphatidate cytidylyltransferase, which produces MLLSQLIDPSVGLIAAADSRWLSNRTYILLAVILLALGISTVVGEILSRRETMGVESALIDRFKNKVRVWWMMLAIFVFGFVLHRVGVVILFGLVSFWALREFITMTPTRRGDHRTLFWVFFIFTPLQYILIGLGSNPPSWLGAAANRDFYDFYSIMIPVYASLFIPARAAIAGDYKRFLERSAKIQSGLLICVYSLSYTPALLDLKLVETGKTPWQGSNVSLLVFFVLIAQLASVFERMWGKIAGRNVIAPKINANRTWEGFLGSMVTTGLVAAALSWATPFHPWEAWTLGAVVTVMACCGAMTMSAIKRDRGVTDTGTLVQGHAGLLDQIDSICFAAPVFYHLTRFFWSV; this is translated from the coding sequence ATGCTGCTATCCCAATTGATCGACCCCAGCGTTGGCCTAATCGCGGCTGCAGATTCGCGGTGGCTTTCGAATCGCACCTACATTCTGCTAGCGGTCATCCTGTTGGCGCTGGGGATTTCGACCGTGGTGGGAGAAATCCTGTCACGGCGGGAAACGATGGGCGTCGAGTCGGCGTTAATCGACCGGTTCAAGAACAAAGTCCGGGTGTGGTGGATGATGTTGGCGATCTTTGTGTTCGGCTTTGTGCTGCACCGCGTCGGCGTGGTCATTCTGTTTGGCTTGGTTTCGTTTTGGGCACTCCGCGAATTCATCACCATGACGCCGACGAGGCGAGGTGACCACCGGACACTGTTTTGGGTGTTCTTTATATTCACGCCCTTACAATACATTTTGATTGGGTTGGGAAGTAACCCGCCAAGCTGGCTCGGTGCGGCAGCCAATCGTGACTTCTATGATTTCTACAGTATCATGATTCCGGTTTACGCCAGTCTCTTCATACCAGCACGGGCTGCGATTGCGGGCGACTACAAGCGATTTCTTGAACGCAGTGCAAAGATCCAATCGGGGCTGTTGATTTGCGTCTATTCGCTTAGCTATACGCCTGCCTTGTTGGATTTGAAACTGGTGGAAACCGGCAAGACACCTTGGCAGGGCAGTAACGTCAGCCTATTGGTGTTCTTCGTGTTGATCGCACAACTCGCGTCGGTATTCGAGCGAATGTGGGGTAAAATTGCCGGTCGAAACGTGATCGCTCCCAAGATCAATGCCAATCGGACGTGGGAAGGATTTCTCGGTTCGATGGTCACGACGGGACTGGTTGCCGCCGCACTTTCCTGGGCCACGCCCTTTCATCCTTGGGAGGCTTGGACTCTCGGCGCGGTGGTGACGGTGATGGCGTGTTGTGGTGCAATGACGATGAGTGCGATCAAGCGAGACCGTGGCGTAACCGACACCGGTACCCTCGTTCAAGGACATGCCGGTCTGCTTGACCAAATCGATTCGATCTGTTTTGCTGCGCCGGTCTTCTATCACCTGACTCGATTCTTTTGGTCCGTATGA
- a CDS encoding exopolysaccharide biosynthesis polyprenyl glycosylphosphotransferase, whose translation MIQRPAETIRYADASELLGGPISIAPTKTRAFGPESAELETIIARHTAIQPSRMLRAAYTLQSFSTGLPIFLLDLVASALCLVFACYLVNLHEGHPFNRGIWFQIPIYLLLQSVFFSLHQLYPGAGLSPVAEIRGVVRSAFMGLIILSTSNLVLGQLPRIEFAIFVFAGLCICALIPLTRGIARRILSKTSWWGMRLLLVGNQQDCTRAMNLLNRRGVPGYRPVGFTSNLDRREDTGSSLGHNNDAATIGRQKLAPVVCLVSPKSAFAYSDRLVFQFPSVVWLNTLTVDDDSVDTSGLPGVVTHGRTTPFLRFFPRVFKRAVDLLICIPLLVLLALPMAIIALAIRVISPGPIFYGSVRAGQHGKSFRMWKFRSMVPNADEVLRQRLETDEVARAKWQVDHKLKEDPRIIPGIGSVLRSWSLDELPQLWNVLVGEMSLVGPRPVPPDEIVLYASSYYEYTQMWPGITGLWQVSGRNDTNFETRLFLVHHYAINWSPWLDAWILLRTPAAVLMKRGAY comes from the coding sequence GTGATCCAAAGACCGGCCGAAACCATTCGATATGCGGACGCTAGCGAGTTGCTCGGTGGTCCGATTAGCATCGCGCCAACGAAAACGCGTGCATTCGGACCCGAGTCTGCAGAGCTAGAGACGATCATTGCAAGGCATACGGCAATCCAGCCGAGTCGGATGCTGCGGGCCGCCTACACACTACAATCGTTCTCCACAGGCCTTCCGATCTTCTTGCTCGACCTGGTCGCTAGCGCATTATGTCTGGTATTCGCCTGCTACCTCGTCAACCTACATGAAGGGCACCCATTCAACCGAGGCATTTGGTTTCAAATCCCAATCTATCTGTTGCTACAAAGCGTTTTCTTTTCGCTCCATCAACTGTATCCTGGTGCGGGCCTTAGTCCGGTCGCTGAAATTCGGGGGGTCGTTCGTTCCGCATTTATGGGACTGATCATCCTTTCGACTTCCAATCTTGTGCTTGGCCAATTGCCTCGAATTGAATTCGCAATCTTTGTCTTTGCAGGACTTTGCATCTGTGCGCTGATACCACTGACGCGAGGGATCGCCCGGCGGATCTTGTCGAAAACATCATGGTGGGGAATGCGGCTATTGCTGGTTGGAAATCAACAAGACTGCACCCGCGCGATGAACTTACTGAATCGCCGTGGAGTTCCTGGATACCGGCCTGTTGGCTTCACCTCGAACTTAGATCGACGAGAGGACACCGGGTCCTCCCTTGGCCACAACAATGACGCCGCAACGATCGGACGACAAAAGCTTGCACCGGTTGTATGCCTCGTCTCACCGAAAAGCGCCTTTGCCTATTCCGACCGACTCGTTTTTCAGTTCCCCAGCGTTGTTTGGCTCAACACCCTGACGGTCGATGACGATTCCGTCGACACCAGTGGATTGCCGGGTGTGGTAACGCATGGTCGGACCACACCGTTCTTGCGATTTTTCCCAAGAGTATTCAAACGAGCGGTTGATTTGCTGATTTGTATTCCGCTGCTGGTTCTTTTGGCTTTGCCCATGGCCATCATCGCATTGGCCATCCGGGTGATTTCACCGGGCCCGATATTCTATGGCAGCGTAAGAGCGGGCCAACACGGCAAGTCGTTTCGAATGTGGAAATTTCGCTCCATGGTGCCCAATGCGGACGAGGTGCTCCGGCAACGACTTGAAACGGACGAGGTCGCCAGAGCCAAATGGCAAGTTGACCACAAACTCAAAGAGGATCCTCGGATTATCCCCGGTATCGGTTCCGTCCTTCGAAGTTGGAGCCTCGATGAATTGCCTCAACTATGGAACGTTCTCGTCGGCGAAATGAGCTTGGTTGGCCCGCGACCCGTTCCACCCGATGAGATCGTGCTCTATGCATCGAGCTATTACGAATACACCCAAATGTGGCCAGGAATTACCGGGCTATGGCAAGTCTCGGGACGCAATGATACCAACTTTGAGACAAGACTTTTCCTGGTCCATCATTACGCGATCAATTGGTCACCCTGGCTCGACGCTTGGATTCTACTTCGCACGCCCGCTGCCGTTCTCATGAAACGCGGAGCCTACTAG
- a CDS encoding TatD family hydrolase — translation MKLALFDTHAHLNTDTFAESVDEVVGRAKAAGVVGINVIGIDATTSERAVELAAEYPGYLYATIGIQPNSAKEARPGDWERIVDLVRKPGVCAIGETGIDCYWDDTPIEMQKEYFDRHLQLCRDVSLPMVIHMRESGELIVDQLRQQPSVPRGIMHSFTGDLALAKECLDLGLHISFAGMVTFKKSDALREVAAMVPEDRLLIETDSPYLSPEPFRGKRPNEPARVEHTLRCLAKTRSTSPEHLARVTTDNAKCLLGIGNEWFAMELD, via the coding sequence ATGAAACTCGCACTTTTTGATACTCACGCTCATCTCAACACCGATACGTTTGCGGAGTCGGTCGACGAAGTCGTCGGTCGAGCGAAAGCGGCGGGCGTCGTCGGGATCAACGTGATCGGTATCGATGCGACGACTAGCGAGAGAGCTGTGGAATTAGCAGCCGAGTATCCCGGCTACTTGTACGCAACTATCGGAATTCAACCCAATTCGGCAAAAGAAGCAAGGCCGGGTGATTGGGAGCGGATTGTCGATTTAGTAAGAAAACCAGGGGTTTGCGCGATCGGCGAAACCGGCATCGATTGTTATTGGGACGACACGCCGATTGAGATGCAAAAAGAGTATTTCGATAGACATTTGCAATTATGCCGCGACGTGTCGTTACCGATGGTGATTCACATGCGAGAAAGCGGTGAATTGATCGTCGACCAATTGCGTCAACAACCGAGTGTTCCGCGCGGAATCATGCACTCGTTTACCGGTGACCTTGCTTTGGCAAAAGAGTGCTTGGATCTTGGTTTGCACATCAGTTTTGCTGGCATGGTTACATTCAAAAAGAGTGATGCACTTCGCGAAGTTGCCGCAATGGTACCCGAGGATCGCTTGCTCATCGAGACCGACTCGCCCTATTTGAGTCCTGAGCCCTTTCGGGGCAAGCGGCCCAACGAACCGGCTCGTGTGGAGCATACGCTGCGTTGTTTAGCGAAAACTCGATCGACGTCGCCCGAACATTTAGCACGCGTCACAACCGATAACGCGAAGTGCTTGTTGGGGATTGGAAACGAGTGGTTTGCCATGGAGTTAGATTGA